The Litoreibacter ponti genome includes a window with the following:
- a CDS encoding TFIIB-type zinc finger domain-containing protein — MADTVIEQHRFPCDTCGSDLRFDPSTGQMTCYHCGNTEPLSSGNARDISELDFNAAIANALDAAEMEETRVSTCPNCAAQVAFDPDTHAAECPFCATPVVTDTGTHRHIKPRAVLPFQIEERAAKSRMTDWLGGLWFAPNGLQDYAKKGRALSGIYVPHWTYDADTKTAYTGQRGTVYYETRTVVRDGKRRQQRVAKTRWTGVRGRVARAFDDVLVLASSSLPRRYTERLAPWDLSHLVPYSPEYLAGFRAEGYTVSLQDGFNDARAKMDAMITRDIRFDIGGDKQRITSAQTQVRDVTFKHILLPVWMAAYKYRGRTYRFVVNGQTGHVQGERPYSRAKIAVAVILGLLVAGALGYMFALTQ; from the coding sequence ATGGCCGATACCGTCATCGAGCAGCACCGCTTCCCCTGCGACACCTGCGGCTCGGACTTGCGCTTTGATCCCAGCACAGGGCAGATGACCTGCTATCATTGCGGCAACACCGAGCCGCTGAGCAGCGGCAACGCCCGCGATATCAGCGAGCTGGATTTCAACGCGGCCATCGCCAACGCGCTCGACGCCGCGGAGATGGAAGAAACCCGCGTCTCCACCTGCCCCAACTGCGCGGCGCAGGTCGCGTTCGATCCTGACACACACGCGGCGGAATGCCCGTTCTGCGCCACGCCCGTCGTGACCGATACCGGCACCCACCGCCATATCAAGCCCCGCGCCGTTCTGCCGTTCCAGATCGAGGAGCGCGCCGCCAAATCCCGCATGACCGACTGGCTGGGCGGGCTCTGGTTCGCGCCCAATGGGCTGCAGGACTACGCCAAGAAGGGCCGCGCGCTCAGCGGTATCTACGTGCCCCACTGGACCTATGACGCGGACACCAAGACCGCATATACCGGCCAGCGCGGCACAGTGTACTACGAGACCCGCACCGTCGTGCGTGATGGCAAGCGGCGTCAGCAGAGGGTCGCCAAGACCCGGTGGACGGGGGTTCGCGGACGGGTCGCACGGGCCTTCGACGATGTGCTGGTGCTTGCCTCCTCCTCGCTGCCGCGCCGCTACACCGAACGGCTGGCCCCGTGGGACTTATCGCACCTCGTGCCTTACTCACCCGAATACCTCGCGGGGTTTCGCGCCGAAGGCTACACCGTGTCGTTGCAGGACGGCTTTAATGATGCTCGGGCCAAGATGGACGCGATGATTACCCGAGACATCCGTTTCGACATCGGTGGCGACAAGCAGCGCATCACCTCCGCCCAGACGCAGGTTCGCGATGTCACGTTCAAACATATCCTGCTGCCGGTCTGGATGGCGGCCTACAAGTATCGCGGGCGCACCTATCGCTTCGTGGTAAACGGCCAGACCGGCCATGTGCAGGGCGAGCGGCCGTATTCGCGCGCAAAAATCGCCGTGGCCGTGATCCTGGGCTTGCTCGTGGCGGGGGCGCTCGGCTACATGTTTGCGCTAACACAGTAA
- a CDS encoding carbohydrate kinase family protein: MILCCGEALIDMLPRETTAGEPAFAPYAGGAVFNTAIALGRLGAEPGFFSGLSTDLFGELLVEKLSEAGASAELAHRSDRPTTLAFVRLEDGHATYTFYDENSALRVMTENDLPTLPASVKALFFGGISLVGEPCGSAYEALMAREADARVSMIDPNIRPSFVTDRAAYVARISAMMAQADIVKLSDEDLHWLEGDGDLADLARSIVDRGAKIVLITEGAKGARAYTAAHTVLVPAEKVDVVDTVGAGDTFNAGVLSALQKAKALDKATLADAPEALLRDALTMGIRTAAITVSRAGANPPWASEL, translated from the coding sequence ATGATCCTATGCTGCGGCGAGGCCCTGATCGACATGCTGCCCCGCGAGACCACGGCGGGCGAGCCCGCCTTCGCACCCTACGCTGGCGGCGCGGTATTCAACACGGCGATTGCCTTGGGGCGATTGGGAGCCGAGCCGGGCTTCTTCTCAGGACTGTCTACGGATTTATTTGGCGAGCTCTTGGTCGAGAAACTGTCCGAAGCCGGGGCCTCGGCGGAACTCGCCCATCGCTCCGACCGCCCGACGACGCTGGCCTTCGTGCGGCTCGAGGACGGGCATGCGACCTACACGTTTTACGACGAGAACAGCGCTCTGCGGGTCATGACCGAGAACGACCTGCCGACATTACCCGCGTCTGTCAAAGCACTGTTTTTCGGGGGTATTTCCCTTGTGGGCGAGCCGTGCGGTTCCGCGTATGAGGCGTTGATGGCCCGCGAAGCCGACGCCCGTGTGAGCATGATCGACCCAAATATCCGCCCCTCCTTCGTGACCGACCGCGCGGCCTATGTCGCCCGGATCAGCGCGATGATGGCGCAGGCCGACATCGTGAAGCTCAGCGATGAGGACCTGCATTGGCTCGAAGGGGATGGCGATCTGGCGGACCTTGCCCGCAGCATCGTCGACCGTGGCGCAAAGATCGTCCTGATCACCGAAGGCGCCAAAGGCGCGAGGGCCTATACCGCCGCCCACACGGTCCTTGTCCCGGCTGAGAAGGTCGACGTCGTCGATACCGTCGGTGCGGGCGACACGTTTAACGCAGGCGTGCTTTCGGCGCTTCAAAAGGCGAAAGCTTTGGACAAGGCAACCCTCGCTGACGCGCCCGAAGCACTGCTGCGCGACGCGCTCACCATGGGCATCCGCACTGCCGCGATCACAGTCTCGCGCGCAGGGGCAAATCCGCCCTGGGCATCTGAGCTGTGA
- the bhcC gene encoding 3-hydroxy-D-aspartate aldolase BhcC, with the protein MKDNVNFEELEVGYDVPALPGMDEADIATPCLVLDLDALERNIKKMGDFAKSHGMRHRVHGKMHKSVDVALLQEKLGGSVGVCCQKVSEAEVFARGGIKDVLVSNQVRQPEKIDRLARLPKLGARAICCVDDMDNVAELSEAAQKHGTQIECLVEIDVGAGRCGVQYGQPVVDLAKAIDAAPGLKYAGIQAYQGAMQHMDSYEDRKEKTSVAIEQVRETLDMLKAEGIESDIVGGGGTGSYYFESASGVFNELQCGSYAFMDADYGRILDKDGNRIDQGEWENALFILTSVMSHAKADKAIVDAGLKAQSVDSGLPTIYGRDDVEYVKCSDEHGVVADPDGVLKVNDKLKLVPGHCDPTCNVHDWYVGVRNGKVETLWPVSARGKAY; encoded by the coding sequence ATGAAAGATAACGTGAATTTTGAAGAGCTGGAAGTCGGCTACGACGTGCCGGCGCTGCCCGGAATGGACGAGGCGGACATCGCCACGCCGTGCCTCGTGCTGGACCTCGACGCGCTGGAGCGCAACATCAAGAAGATGGGCGATTTTGCCAAGTCCCATGGGATGCGCCACCGGGTGCATGGCAAGATGCACAAATCCGTCGACGTCGCGCTTTTGCAGGAAAAGCTCGGCGGCTCCGTCGGCGTCTGCTGCCAGAAAGTGTCCGAGGCCGAGGTCTTCGCCCGCGGCGGCATCAAGGACGTGCTGGTCTCCAACCAGGTGCGCCAGCCCGAAAAGATCGACCGCCTTGCCCGCCTGCCCAAGCTCGGCGCGCGTGCCATCTGCTGCGTCGATGACATGGACAACGTGGCGGAGCTGTCCGAGGCCGCGCAAAAGCACGGCACGCAGATCGAGTGCCTTGTCGAAATCGACGTGGGTGCGGGTCGCTGCGGCGTGCAATACGGCCAGCCCGTTGTGGATTTGGCCAAGGCCATCGACGCCGCCCCGGGGCTGAAATATGCAGGCATCCAAGCCTACCAAGGCGCGATGCAGCACATGGACAGCTACGAGGACCGCAAGGAAAAGACCTCCGTCGCGATTGAGCAGGTGCGCGAGACGCTTGATATGCTCAAAGCCGAAGGCATCGAGAGCGATATCGTCGGCGGCGGCGGCACGGGCAGCTACTACTTCGAGAGCGCGTCGGGCGTGTTCAACGAGCTGCAATGCGGCTCCTACGCGTTCATGGATGCGGATTACGGTCGCATTCTTGACAAAGATGGCAACCGCATCGACCAGGGCGAATGGGAGAACGCGCTGTTCATCCTGACCTCCGTGATGTCCCACGCGAAGGCCGACAAGGCCATCGTAGATGCGGGGCTGAAGGCCCAGTCGGTGGATAGTGGCCTGCCCACGATCTACGGGCGCGACGATGTTGAATACGTCAAATGCTCTGACGAGCACGGCGTCGTGGCCGACCCGGACGGGGTTTTGAAGGTCAACGACAAGCTGAAGCTGGTGCCCGGCCACTGTGACCCGACCTGCAACGTGCACGATTGGTATGTTGGCGTGCGCAATGGCAAGGTGGAAACGCTGTGGCCCGTCTCGGCCCGCGGGAAAGCTTACTAG
- the dtd gene encoding D-aminoacyl-tRNA deacylase has protein sequence MRALLQRVTEASVTVGGTVIGEIGPGLLILICAMDGDEATQSAKLAAKISKLRIFKDEAGKMNRSVLDTGGSALVVSQFTLAADTSRGNRPGFSTAARPTEGEALYLRFVEDLRALGMPTETGEFGADMSVALVNDGPVTIWMDDRG, from the coding sequence GTGAGAGCCCTGCTGCAGCGCGTGACCGAGGCCTCGGTCACGGTCGGCGGTACGGTTATCGGCGAGATTGGTCCGGGGCTTTTGATCCTGATCTGCGCGATGGACGGCGACGAGGCCACACAATCGGCCAAGCTCGCCGCGAAAATTTCGAAGCTGCGCATCTTCAAGGATGAGGCCGGCAAGATGAACCGCTCCGTGTTGGACACAGGCGGCAGTGCTTTGGTGGTCAGCCAGTTCACGCTGGCCGCCGACACGTCGCGCGGAAATCGACCCGGCTTCTCGACCGCGGCCCGCCCTACCGAGGGCGAGGCGCTCTATCTGCGCTTCGTGGAAGACCTGCGTGCCCTCGGCATGCCGACGGAGACCGGAGAATTCGGCGCGGACATGTCAGTCGCCTTAGTCAATGACGGCCCGGTGACGATCTGGATGGACGACCGAGGCTAG
- a CDS encoding toxic anion resistance protein, producing MSQTIREKAAQSTQAVEELQAVVLEEPSTELVPLAQADAPVAENIRKRMAEIDITDTNSIVSFGSTAQSGLQEISQSMLQDVKNKDVGPAGNSLRDIVTTIRGFNISEMDMRRERSWWEKLLGRAAPAANFMARYEDVQGQIDRITDNLLNHEHVLLKDIKSLDVLYDRTLDFYNELALYITAGEEKLAELDSTDIPAKEAAVDAAPEDQKVMAAQELRDLRAARDDLERRVHDLKLTRQVTMQSLPSIRLVQENDKSLVTKINSTLVNTVPLWETQLAQALTIQRSSEAAAAVRDANDLTNELLTANAENLRTANAAVRQEMERGVFDIEAVKRANADLVATIEESLQIADEGKRKRAEAEAEMEKMEKELRTTLAAASSTKSGTGDNIGTSV from the coding sequence ATGTCCCAGACCATCCGCGAGAAAGCCGCGCAATCCACCCAAGCTGTCGAAGAGTTGCAGGCGGTGGTGCTCGAGGAGCCCTCGACCGAGCTGGTGCCGCTGGCCCAGGCCGACGCGCCCGTGGCCGAGAATATCCGCAAGCGCATGGCCGAGATTGACATAACGGACACCAATTCCATCGTCTCGTTCGGGTCGACCGCGCAGTCGGGCCTGCAAGAGATCAGCCAGTCGATGCTGCAGGACGTAAAGAACAAGGATGTGGGCCCGGCGGGCAACTCCCTGCGCGACATCGTCACCACGATCCGGGGCTTCAACATCTCCGAGATGGACATGCGCCGCGAACGGTCGTGGTGGGAAAAGCTGCTGGGCCGCGCCGCGCCCGCCGCCAATTTCATGGCCCGCTACGAAGACGTGCAAGGCCAGATCGACCGGATCACCGACAACCTGCTGAACCACGAACATGTCCTGCTGAAGGATATCAAATCGCTCGACGTGCTCTATGACCGGACGCTCGATTTCTACAACGAACTGGCGCTCTACATTACCGCCGGCGAAGAGAAACTGGCCGAGCTGGACAGCACCGACATCCCCGCCAAGGAAGCTGCGGTCGATGCGGCCCCCGAGGATCAAAAGGTGATGGCGGCCCAAGAGCTGCGCGACCTGCGCGCCGCCCGCGACGATCTGGAGCGCCGGGTGCATGACCTGAAGCTCACGCGGCAGGTAACGATGCAGTCCCTGCCCTCGATCCGGCTCGTGCAGGAAAATGACAAGTCGCTGGTCACCAAGATCAACTCGACGCTCGTGAACACCGTGCCTTTGTGGGAGACGCAGTTGGCGCAGGCCCTGACGATCCAGCGCTCGTCCGAGGCCGCCGCCGCCGTGCGTGACGCCAACGATCTGACCAACGAGCTGCTGACCGCCAATGCCGAGAACCTGCGCACCGCCAACGCCGCCGTGCGCCAAGAGATGGAACGCGGCGTGTTCGACATCGAGGCCGTGAAACGGGCCAACGCCGATCTGGTCGCCACGATCGAGGAAAGCCTGCAGATCGCCGATGAAGGCAAGCGTAAGCGGGCCGAGGCAGAAGCGGAGATGGAGAAGATGGAGAAAGAGCTGCGCACGACGCTCGCCGCCGCGTCTTCCACCAAGTCGGGCACTGGCGATAATATCGGAACCTCTGTCTAG
- the bhcD gene encoding iminosuccinate reductase BhcD, which produces MYIVPESAIADLISAEASFDAVEAVFASMAKGDAYNFPVIREAIGHEEALYGFKGGFDGKGMALGLKAGGYWPHNLEKRGLINHQSTVFLFDPDTGRVASMVGGNLLTALRTAAASSVSIKHLARKDARVMGMIGAGHQAKFQLRSALQTHAFEKVISWNYHPEMLPGMAEVAAEFDLPFEEVQLEGMTEADVVISITSSFAPIFGPDHIAPGTHVACMGTDTIGKQECEAELLARATVFTDEVAQSISIGEAQHAVKAGLIMETEVNQIGDVINGVHKGRSSDDEITLFDGTGVGLQDLAVAQSVVEIAVERGVAIEVDF; this is translated from the coding sequence ATGTATATTGTGCCCGAATCCGCCATTGCGGACCTGATCTCGGCTGAGGCGAGCTTTGACGCGGTGGAGGCGGTCTTTGCCTCCATGGCCAAGGGTGATGCCTACAACTTCCCTGTGATCCGCGAGGCCATCGGCCACGAAGAGGCGCTTTACGGCTTCAAGGGGGGCTTTGACGGCAAGGGCATGGCGCTGGGGCTGAAGGCCGGGGGCTACTGGCCGCACAATCTTGAGAAGCGCGGACTGATCAATCACCAATCCACCGTGTTTCTATTCGACCCCGATACGGGCCGTGTCGCGTCCATGGTTGGCGGCAATCTGCTGACGGCCCTGCGCACGGCGGCGGCGTCTTCTGTCTCGATCAAGCATCTGGCGCGCAAGGATGCGCGCGTGATGGGCATGATCGGCGCGGGCCATCAGGCCAAGTTCCAGCTGCGCTCGGCCCTGCAAACCCATGCGTTCGAGAAGGTGATCAGCTGGAACTACCACCCCGAGATGCTGCCCGGCATGGCAGAGGTCGCCGCCGAGTTCGACCTGCCCTTCGAAGAGGTGCAACTCGAGGGTATGACCGAGGCCGATGTGGTGATCTCGATCACCTCGTCCTTCGCGCCGATCTTTGGGCCCGATCACATTGCGCCGGGCACCCATGTGGCGTGCATGGGTACCGACACCATCGGCAAGCAGGAATGCGAGGCCGAGCTGCTGGCCCGGGCCACCGTGTTCACCGACGAAGTGGCGCAGTCGATCTCCATCGGCGAGGCTCAACATGCGGTCAAGGCGGGGCTGATCATGGAGACCGAGGTCAATCAGATCGGAGACGTGATCAACGGGGTCCACAAGGGGCGGTCGAGCGACGATGAGATCACGCTGTTCGATGGTACCGGGGTGGGGCTGCAGGACTTAGCCGTTGCCCAATCTGTGGTTGAGATCGCGGTGGAACGGGGTGTGGCGATCGAAGTGGACTTTTAA
- a CDS encoding DJ-1/PfpI family protein, translated as MMKMAALVFPEFQTLDFFGPIELLGGFRDEIEITTVAQTRDPVISRHGQRIVVDKILSDQTAYDLLFIPGGDSALEAAKDPELMEWITQVCATAEKVLAVCTGTVLLGMTGVLDGRRATTNKLDFNDTVHLAPRVEWVKQARWVEDGKFYTASGVSAGMDAALAVAADLFGMERADEMAEGCEYAWHKDASWDPFAKSSGLV; from the coding sequence ATGATGAAAATGGCCGCATTGGTCTTCCCCGAGTTTCAGACCTTGGACTTCTTCGGCCCCATTGAGTTGCTTGGCGGATTTCGCGACGAGATCGAGATCACGACCGTGGCGCAAACGCGCGATCCCGTGATCAGCCGCCATGGGCAGCGGATCGTCGTCGACAAGATCCTATCGGACCAAACGGCCTATGACCTGCTGTTCATCCCGGGCGGCGACTCGGCGCTGGAGGCCGCGAAAGACCCGGAGCTGATGGAGTGGATCACGCAGGTCTGCGCAACCGCCGAAAAGGTGCTCGCCGTGTGCACCGGGACCGTGCTGCTGGGGATGACCGGTGTTCTGGACGGGCGGCGGGCCACGACCAACAAGCTCGACTTCAACGACACGGTGCATCTGGCCCCGAGGGTGGAATGGGTCAAGCAGGCGCGGTGGGTCGAGGACGGCAAGTTCTACACCGCGTCAGGCGTGTCTGCCGGGATGGATGCCGCGCTGGCGGTGGCCGCTGACCTGTTCGGGATGGAACGGGCCGACGAGATGGCCGAGGGCTGCGAATATGCCTGGCACAAGGACGCAAGCTGGGATCCGTTCGCGAAATCCTCCGGTCTGGTCTGA
- a CDS encoding DUF2927 domain-containing protein produces MILAACEEPVTSPRPEQRTAPKPAPVVQVEPSERSKELSSYYARVQQQLLTQGLLRTDGGGIDTPFSKRQLVENFIQIGVFNEFTLVDGLYTNARSEGRVQRWEKPVNISMQFGDAVTPEIRKQDRQTVANYARRLGRVTGNRVATTSGRGNFHVAVLTVDEIEAFGPQLMRLIPGLDAGIAAQITSMPRPIYCAVYAFSDADKPDSFHSAVAIIRAEHPDLLRRSCYHEEIAQGLGLSNDSPAARPSIFNDDDEFALLTRHDELLLQILYDKRLPLGATPREARPVIEVLASELLGGES; encoded by the coding sequence ATGATCCTCGCCGCCTGCGAAGAGCCCGTGACCAGTCCGCGCCCCGAACAACGTACCGCTCCCAAGCCTGCGCCCGTGGTGCAGGTGGAGCCGTCCGAGCGGTCGAAAGAGCTGTCGAGCTACTATGCCCGCGTTCAGCAACAGTTGTTGACCCAAGGCCTGCTGCGCACCGATGGCGGCGGGATCGACACGCCCTTCTCGAAGCGCCAGCTGGTGGAAAACTTCATCCAGATCGGGGTGTTCAACGAGTTCACGCTGGTCGACGGGCTTTACACCAATGCGCGCTCCGAAGGGCGTGTGCAAAGGTGGGAAAAACCGGTCAACATCTCGATGCAGTTCGGCGATGCCGTCACGCCAGAGATACGCAAGCAGGACCGACAGACCGTAGCCAACTATGCCCGCCGCTTGGGTCGGGTGACCGGCAACCGGGTTGCCACGACCTCAGGTCGGGGAAATTTCCATGTTGCCGTGCTGACCGTGGACGAGATCGAGGCGTTCGGGCCGCAGCTGATGCGCCTGATCCCCGGGCTGGATGCGGGCATCGCGGCGCAGATCACCTCTATGCCGCGCCCGATCTACTGCGCGGTCTACGCCTTCTCGGACGCCGACAAGCCGGACAGTTTCCACTCCGCGGTGGCGATCATCCGGGCCGAACACCCGGACCTGTTGCGCCGCAGCTGCTATCACGAAGAGATCGCCCAAGGTCTGGGCCTGAGCAATGACAGCCCCGCCGCGCGGCCTTCGATCTTCAATGATGACGACGAATTTGCATTGCTGACCCGCCATGACGAGCTGCTGCTGCAAATCCTTTATGACAAGCGCCTGCCGCTTGGCGCGACCCCGCGCGAGGCGCGCCCGGTGATCGAGGTTCTGGCCTCTGAACTGCTGGGCGGCGAGAGTTAA
- a CDS encoding SPFH domain-containing protein, which translates to MGIFDFLTGEFIDVIHWVDDSRDTMVWRFEREGHEIKYGAKLTVREGQAAVFVHEGQLADVFTPGLYMLETNNMPVLTTMQHWDHGFKSPFKSEIYFVNTTRFNDLKWGTKNPIMLRDPEFGPLRLRAFGTYSVRVTDPAKFLSEIVGTDGEFTMDEISYQIRNIIVQEFSRAIASSGIPALDMAANTADLGKLIAAAITPIVAQYGLSIPEFYIENISLPPAVEAALDKRTSVGIAGDLGKFTQYSAAEAMTAAASNPGAAGGGMGAGIGAGLGMAMAGQMGAGGPWGQAPAAAAPSPPPPPVEHVWHIAEAGETKGPFSKAALGRMAAEGSLSRESLVWTPGQDGWMRAEDVQELAQLFTILPPPPPPA; encoded by the coding sequence ATGGGTATTTTCGATTTTCTGACCGGCGAGTTCATCGACGTCATCCATTGGGTCGATGACAGCCGCGACACGATGGTCTGGCGGTTCGAGCGCGAAGGCCACGAGATCAAGTATGGCGCCAAGCTGACCGTACGCGAAGGTCAGGCGGCGGTATTTGTCCATGAGGGCCAGCTGGCGGATGTGTTCACGCCGGGGCTCTATATGCTCGAGACGAACAACATGCCCGTGCTGACCACGATGCAGCACTGGGATCACGGCTTCAAATCGCCCTTCAAGTCCGAGATCTACTTCGTCAACACCACGCGCTTTAATGATCTGAAATGGGGCACGAAGAACCCGATCATGCTGCGCGACCCCGAATTCGGCCCGCTGCGTCTGCGTGCCTTTGGCACTTATTCCGTCCGGGTGACCGACCCTGCGAAGTTCCTGTCTGAAATCGTCGGCACCGATGGCGAGTTCACGATGGATGAGATCAGCTACCAGATCCGCAATATCATCGTGCAAGAGTTCTCCCGGGCGATTGCCTCCTCTGGTATTCCAGCGCTTGATATGGCGGCAAACACCGCCGATCTGGGCAAGCTGATCGCCGCGGCGATCACGCCCATCGTCGCGCAATACGGCCTGTCGATCCCCGAATTCTACATTGAAAACATAAGCCTGCCCCCCGCTGTTGAAGCTGCTTTGGACAAGCGGACCTCCGTGGGCATCGCGGGCGATCTGGGCAAGTTCACGCAGTACTCCGCAGCAGAGGCGATGACCGCTGCGGCCTCCAATCCCGGTGCGGCCGGAGGTGGCATGGGCGCGGGCATAGGCGCCGGGCTGGGTATGGCGATGGCAGGTCAGATGGGCGCGGGCGGACCATGGGGCCAAGCGCCCGCTGCAGCGGCTCCGTCACCGCCACCGCCGCCGGTCGAGCATGTCTGGCATATTGCAGAAGCGGGCGAGACCAAGGGGCCGTTTTCCAAGGCCGCGTTGGGTCGCATGGCCGCCGAGGGCAGCCTGAGCCGCGAAAGCTTGGTCTGGACGCCCGGTCAGGATGGCTGGATGCGGGCCGAAGATGTGCAAGAGCTTGCGCAGCTCTTCACCATCCTGCCACCACCTCCGCCGCCCGCCTGA
- the bhcB gene encoding beta-hydroxyaspartate dehydratase BhcB — MKDVSEMYIPTYDDVLEAHERIAPYIHRTPVLTSSYFNELTGAELFFKCENFQKAGAFKVRGASNAVFGLSEEDAAKGVCTHSSGNHALSLSYAAGRRGIPCNVVMPRTAPEAKKAAVRGYGGIITECEPSTTSREEVFAEVQAKTGGDFVHPYNDPRVIAGQGTCSREFMEQTGGVDMMVAPIGGGGMISGTCLTLSNIAPEVQIIASEPEQADDAYRSFKAGHIIADDAPETIADGLKVPLKERTWHFVSNYVSDILTASEQEIIDAMKLTWQRMKIVMEPSCAVPLATILKNKEKFAGKRVGVIVTGGNVDLDKLPWMLN, encoded by the coding sequence ATGAAAGACGTAAGCGAGATGTATATCCCGACCTATGACGACGTGCTGGAGGCCCATGAGCGTATCGCGCCCTACATCCACCGCACACCGGTCCTGACGTCATCCTACTTTAACGAGCTGACCGGCGCAGAGCTGTTCTTCAAGTGCGAGAACTTCCAAAAGGCAGGCGCGTTCAAGGTGCGCGGGGCCTCTAACGCAGTGTTCGGCTTGTCGGAAGAGGATGCGGCCAAAGGTGTGTGCACGCACTCGTCGGGCAACCACGCCTTGTCGCTGTCCTACGCGGCGGGCCGCCGTGGGATCCCGTGCAATGTGGTTATGCCCCGCACGGCCCCCGAGGCGAAGAAGGCCGCCGTGCGCGGCTATGGCGGGATCATCACCGAATGTGAACCGTCGACCACGTCACGCGAAGAGGTGTTCGCCGAGGTGCAGGCCAAAACGGGCGGCGATTTCGTGCATCCCTACAACGATCCGCGTGTAATCGCCGGGCAGGGGACCTGCTCGCGCGAGTTCATGGAACAGACCGGCGGCGTCGACATGATGGTCGCGCCCATCGGCGGCGGCGGCATGATCTCGGGCACCTGCCTGACGCTCAGCAACATTGCGCCGGAGGTGCAGATCATCGCGTCCGAGCCGGAACAGGCCGACGATGCCTACCGCTCGTTCAAAGCGGGCCACATCATTGCAGATGATGCACCAGAAACCATCGCGGACGGGCTGAAAGTGCCGCTGAAGGAACGCACATGGCATTTCGTCAGCAACTATGTGAGCGACATCCTGACCGCGTCCGAGCAGGAGATCATCGACGCGATGAAGCTCACCTGGCAGCGCATGAAGATCGTGATGGAGCCCAGCTGCGCGGTGCCGCTGGCCACCATTTTGAAGAACAAGGAAAAGTTTGCCGGCAAGCGGGTCGGCGTGATCGTAACAGGCGGCAATGTCGATCTCGACAAGCTGCCATGGATGCTGAATTAA
- a CDS encoding cytochrome b/b6 domain-containing protein encodes MKWLHWGILPFFVWFLFADPDALRRAGKWVFRFHSVMGLIFVTLALAWTATYLRSGLASRPGPKLPCWARRVHRAMHVTLVWGLFLVAFGGFLLGLTSTVTLWAGGIIPIAPPMGWPKLNALVGDAHTYQFYLLAGLAAAHAGFHIWRHYHLRDNALRIMAPKAMHRWL; translated from the coding sequence TTGAAATGGCTCCATTGGGGGATCCTGCCGTTCTTCGTGTGGTTCCTGTTCGCCGATCCAGACGCGCTGCGCCGGGCGGGCAAGTGGGTGTTCCGCTTCCACTCGGTGATGGGGTTGATTTTCGTCACGCTGGCGTTGGCCTGGACGGCGACTTATCTGCGCTCGGGGCTGGCATCGCGACCCGGCCCGAAGCTACCCTGCTGGGCGAGGCGGGTGCATCGCGCGATGCATGTCACGCTGGTCTGGGGCCTGTTTCTTGTGGCGTTCGGTGGCTTTTTGCTGGGACTGACCTCGACCGTGACGCTTTGGGCGGGGGGTATCATTCCCATAGCCCCACCGATGGGCTGGCCGAAGCTGAACGCGCTCGTCGGAGACGCGCATACCTACCAATTCTACCTGCTGGCTGGGCTCGCGGCCGCGCATGCGGGCTTCCACATTTGGCGACATTATCACTTGCGCGACAACGCGCTTCGTATCATGGCACCAAAGGCGATGCATAGGTGGCTTTGA